The Gammaproteobacteria bacterium genomic sequence TGCCACTTGTCCTGCCAAATGAAAAATCACGTCTGGCTTATAATTGGCAATTAGGCTATCAACATCATTTGCATTTCGTATGTCTCCATGAACAAAGAAGAACTTTCCTTTTTCTTTTAGCCACTGATAATTGAGATTACTGCCTGTGCGTGATAAGTTGTCAAAAATACATAACTCTTCTCCACGAGAGAGCACTTCCTCTGCGAGATTGCTCCCTAAAAATCCACACCCGCCAGTAATCAAATATTTCATCGATAAATCTCTTTTCGGTTTATAAATTCATCCAGCGTGACCTTCAGTCCTTCATCAAGACGGATTGTTTGCCTGCATCCTATCCAGGAAGCAAGCTTTTTTACATTAGCCACAACACTCATCATTTCATCAGGGCGGTACTCCCTACCACCCCAATTTAACTCACCCTTGCCTATCAATTTCTGCAGCCGGGATCCAAATTCATGCAACGTGAGTCCTTTACCAGAACCCACATTTATCACTTCTTGCGATGGAAAATTCTCTAAACTTGCTACATCAACTATCGCTGATGCCGCATCCTTAACAAAGATATAGTCCCGCAACTGCTTTCCTAGGGTAAGTTCAATTTTCTCATTCGCCAAACATCCCTTTATCAGCATCGGCACAAATTTATGCTCTCCCTCCAAAGGTCCATACATTCCAAATGGACGGAGAACGGTCAATTGCTGACCACTGGACTTTGACTGAGCCAATGCAATGAGACTACCTGCAGCTTTCGTTGCCGCATAAACCCCCTGTGGGTTAAGGCTCGCCATTTCATTAATAGGATAATCATGTGCGCCATACTCATAGCATGTCCCTACATGAATAACGCGCTCAACTTTATGCTGCTTTGCTTCCTCCAATATCCATGAAACTGCTTGAACATTACCTAGGATTGCTGCCTCATAATCCTGCTGCCTATAGTCAA encodes the following:
- a CDS encoding NAD-dependent epimerase/dehydratase family protein codes for the protein MYLQNKRVMVTGASGFLGAHLSALFVERGIETFCAVRQESNTWRLKRLGIEHVVSLIPFDLQDRSSIVAAIEQCQPHVIVNCAAYGVDYRQQDYEAAILGNVQAVSWILEEAKQHKVERVIHVGTCYEYGAHDYPINEMASLNPQGVYAATKAAGSLIALAQSKSSGQQLTVLRPFGMYGPLEGEHKFVPMLIKGCLANEKIELTLGKQLRDYIFVKDAASAIVDVASLENFPSQEVINVGSGKGLTLHEFGSRLQKLIGKGELNWGGREYRPDEMMSVVANVKKLASWIGCRQTIRLDEGLKVTLDEFINRKEIYR